A genomic window from Enterobacter sp. R4-368 includes:
- a CDS encoding helix-turn-helix transcriptional regulator produces MRNGKIDDLDHLNREVVALGNDYAEGFFLQPHQHRRAQLLYGATGLMHVSTCDGEWVVPPQHAVWIPPDTIHAVRFVGVTTRSLYIEPTYTMGFIKHRRCEVVSVSPLLRQLLLEAVDLPPLYESARDCALVKLLLLELAAMPVREFDIPLPRHPALLALCQAFLIAPSVHDPAERWARALFMSASTFRRLFLREIGMSFSAWRQRACVVRALALLITGRPVFDVALSLGYDNASSFATMFRRVTGQTPSFYHPV; encoded by the coding sequence GTGCGAAACGGAAAAATTGACGATTTAGATCATCTGAATCGGGAGGTAGTAGCGCTAGGAAACGACTATGCGGAGGGATTTTTCCTGCAACCACACCAGCACCGCCGCGCGCAGCTTCTGTATGGCGCAACAGGACTGATGCACGTTTCAACCTGTGACGGAGAATGGGTGGTTCCCCCACAGCATGCGGTATGGATCCCACCCGACACCATACACGCGGTCCGGTTTGTGGGCGTTACCACCCGTAGCTTATATATTGAACCCACATACACGATGGGGTTTATTAAACACCGTCGCTGTGAAGTGGTAAGCGTATCGCCATTACTACGTCAGTTACTGCTTGAAGCGGTGGATTTGCCGCCGCTATATGAAAGCGCACGCGATTGTGCGCTGGTAAAGTTGCTATTACTGGAACTGGCGGCAATGCCGGTTCGCGAGTTCGACATTCCGCTTCCCCGACATCCGGCTCTGCTGGCGCTTTGTCAGGCGTTTTTAATCGCCCCGTCTGTTCACGATCCTGCTGAGCGCTGGGCCAGGGCGCTGTTTATGAGCGCCAGCACATTTCGCCGCCTTTTTTTACGGGAAATCGGCATGTCATTTTCAGCCTGGCGCCAGCGAGCTTGTGTGGTCCGCGCGCTGGCGTTGTTGATAACAGGCAGGCCGGTGTTTGACGTGGCGCTCTCTCTTGGATACGACAATGCCTCATCGTTCGCGACGATGTTCCGTCGCGTTACGGGGCAGACACCCTCATTTTATCATCCTGTATAA
- a CDS encoding sulfite exporter TauE/SafE family protein: MNDLMIIALAGFTTGMTTVLFGFGGGFVVVPFVYQLLVRQPPLASDAMHIAVATSTAVMIFNAGWVSFQNWRAGRLSLPILFPLLWFIAVGAVAGSWLAGILSEVLIRELFIFYMLMTIGDCLLRKGFFSGNAPRRLSLLTVTGGGMLIGTIAALLGVGGSVMTVPLLRRHGHTMRECISAANPLSLPVALCGAVTYAISGWHKISAGGFVGFISLKILGLLLVAGWAGIVFSRRVIPAVPDVWHARIYVMLLCMVLVAMLL; encoded by the coding sequence TTGAACGATCTGATGATTATCGCACTGGCCGGTTTTACTACCGGCATGACAACAGTGCTTTTTGGCTTTGGCGGCGGCTTTGTAGTGGTACCGTTTGTTTACCAGCTGCTGGTGCGGCAGCCACCGCTGGCAAGTGATGCGATGCATATCGCCGTGGCCACTTCAACGGCGGTGATGATTTTTAACGCGGGCTGGGTCAGCTTTCAAAACTGGCGTGCGGGCAGGCTTTCTTTGCCCATCTTATTCCCGCTGTTGTGGTTTATCGCAGTGGGCGCAGTGGCCGGTTCGTGGTTGGCGGGAATATTAAGCGAGGTGTTGATTCGCGAGCTGTTTATTTTTTATATGCTGATGACAATTGGGGACTGTCTGTTGCGCAAAGGTTTCTTCAGCGGCAATGCGCCGCGTCGTTTGTCACTTTTGACGGTCACCGGTGGCGGTATGCTAATCGGCACAATTGCCGCATTGCTGGGCGTGGGTGGCAGCGTAATGACGGTGCCGTTGTTGCGCCGACACGGTCATACGATGCGAGAGTGTATTAGCGCGGCTAATCCGCTTTCCCTGCCGGTGGCGTTGTGCGGTGCGGTGACCTATGCGATAAGTGGTTGGCACAAAATTTCGGCAGGCGGTTTTGTGGGTTTTATCAGCCTGAAGATTCTGGGCCTGCTCCTGGTGGCTGGCTGGGCGGGTATAGTATTTAGCCGCCGGGTGATTCCCGCCGTCCCTGATGTCTGGCACGCGCGAATCTACGTGATGCTGTTGTGCATGGTACTGGTGGCTATGTTGCTTTAA
- the tssI gene encoding type VI secretion system tip protein TssI/VgrG, producing MFNRITVTPPAGAESLLFWKLNGTEVMSRSFTLNVTMLSQDDRIDRKALLGKPLTVTVPTQNVQPRYFNGKITEVNLQNTELNGVRYAVYLLKIESDLWPLLRDRNQRIFQSQRVPDIIKTILAEYGVRTEDKLTGEYRIWEYCVQYQESSYNFISRLMELEGIYFFFRHEADSHTLVLMDSAENHHPVSGYEVIPYHSSLSGGTTSEEGIGQWAISERVTPGLYSIDDYDFRKPNAWMFQARQNPSSPLPGQIDYYEWPGRFVDHQHGEFYARIRQEEWQAEQQRIDASGTALGITPGYTFTLENPSDTDKSGEYLVVSAGYTLEENSYASGSMTDSVHQINCAVIPAKTTFRSAQRTEWPRTHGPQTARVVGPQGESIWTDRYGRVKVKFHWDRQAKGDDTSSCWVRVSSAWAGQGFGGMQIPRVGDEVVIDFINGDPDRPIITGRVYNEASMPPWELPAAATVMGFMTRSKDGHKDNASYLFFEDSPGRELIDLHSEKDMAVSVENDQSVSIDGNRITTIKKEQTDDVTGDASFHYHQKRTTNVDNGEHTTIQNGRRLKILDGGDSVEVTSYRDTTINGRESHHVTGKLTETYDQGQETTIGAGGRTETIHDGVVINVNSGNWTHNVNDGTITIFSPQDITLRSTTKINLDAPNIKSKAKAHNESFTGNSFSMTGLSESFTGASFGFTTTAISTSVMSISAGAFSIKNKPFELKRHDNKIQFVSGAETTLSGLRTFFGTLTTFI from the coding sequence ATGTTTAACCGCATTACGGTAACCCCTCCCGCTGGCGCTGAATCGCTATTGTTCTGGAAACTGAATGGTACGGAAGTGATGTCCCGTTCATTTACACTGAATGTGACCATGCTGAGCCAGGATGACCGTATTGATCGCAAAGCATTACTGGGAAAACCCCTGACTGTCACTGTACCGACACAAAATGTGCAACCGCGTTATTTCAACGGAAAAATAACAGAAGTAAACCTTCAGAATACTGAGCTGAACGGCGTTCGTTACGCGGTCTATCTTCTCAAAATTGAATCCGACTTATGGCCACTGCTGCGCGACCGGAATCAGCGAATTTTTCAGAGCCAGCGTGTACCCGATATTATCAAGACCATTCTGGCTGAATATGGCGTCAGAACGGAAGATAAACTTACCGGTGAATACCGTATCTGGGAATACTGTGTTCAGTATCAGGAAAGCAGCTACAACTTTATTTCCCGCCTGATGGAGCTGGAAGGGATATATTTCTTTTTCCGGCATGAGGCGGACTCTCATACGCTTGTGCTGATGGATTCGGCCGAGAATCATCATCCGGTAAGTGGCTATGAGGTCATCCCATATCACTCCAGCCTTTCGGGAGGAACAACCAGCGAAGAAGGTATAGGGCAGTGGGCTATCAGTGAGCGGGTAACCCCGGGTCTCTACAGTATTGATGACTACGATTTCCGTAAGCCCAATGCCTGGATGTTCCAGGCTCGTCAGAACCCATCGTCCCCATTACCGGGACAGATCGATTATTACGAATGGCCGGGTCGCTTTGTTGATCACCAGCACGGTGAATTTTATGCCCGTATCCGGCAGGAAGAATGGCAGGCTGAGCAGCAACGCATCGATGCCTCCGGCACTGCGCTGGGAATAACACCGGGGTATACATTTACTCTTGAGAACCCGTCAGATACAGACAAAAGCGGTGAGTATCTTGTCGTCAGTGCAGGCTACACCCTTGAAGAGAACAGCTACGCCAGTGGCAGCATGACCGACAGTGTTCATCAAATTAATTGTGCGGTCATTCCAGCAAAGACTACCTTCCGTTCCGCACAACGGACAGAATGGCCACGTACGCACGGGCCGCAAACAGCGCGTGTAGTCGGTCCACAGGGCGAATCTATATGGACTGATCGATATGGCAGGGTAAAAGTAAAATTCCACTGGGACCGACAGGCTAAAGGTGATGACACCAGTTCATGCTGGGTGAGGGTTTCAAGCGCATGGGCTGGCCAGGGTTTTGGTGGCATGCAGATCCCCCGCGTGGGTGACGAAGTGGTTATCGATTTTATCAACGGGGATCCTGACCGACCAATTATTACTGGCCGTGTCTACAATGAAGCGAGTATGCCACCGTGGGAGCTGCCTGCCGCCGCCACGGTGATGGGCTTTATGACCAGGAGTAAAGACGGCCACAAGGATAATGCCAGTTACCTTTTTTTTGAGGACAGTCCCGGACGTGAGCTTATCGATCTGCACTCAGAAAAAGATATGGCTGTATCCGTTGAAAACGATCAGAGCGTCAGTATTGATGGCAATCGCATAACTACCATTAAAAAAGAACAGACTGATGACGTAACCGGTGATGCGAGCTTCCATTACCATCAGAAACGAACAACAAACGTTGATAATGGCGAGCACACCACCATACAGAATGGGCGAAGGTTAAAGATCCTTGATGGCGGGGATTCGGTTGAAGTGACCAGTTATCGCGATACAACGATCAATGGCAGGGAGTCACATCACGTAACCGGGAAACTGACGGAAACCTATGATCAGGGACAGGAAACGACCATCGGTGCTGGTGGCCGAACCGAAACGATACACGACGGGGTGGTGATTAACGTTAACAGCGGCAACTGGACGCATAATGTCAACGACGGCACGATTACGATATTCAGTCCACAGGATATTACTCTGCGCAGCACCACGAAAATCAACCTCGACGCGCCCAACATTAAAAGTAAGGCAAAGGCACATAATGAAAGCTTTACCGGCAACTCTTTCAGCATGACTGGTCTGTCAGAAAGTTTCACCGGTGCTTCTTTTGGCTTTACAACAACAGCCATCAGCACCTCAGTGATGAGTATCTCAGCAGGGGCGTTTTCGATCAAAAACAAACCATTCGAGCTTAAACGTCACGACAATAAAATTCAGTTTGTAAGCGGGGCGGAGACAACTTTATCCGGGCTCCGGACTTTTTTTGGCACGTTAACCACATTTATTTAA
- a CDS encoding DUF3592 domain-containing protein — translation MANFAMWGLIVAIAVITVVVIIGIRNSIVSARINEAIKKEGTETSALIVDAAQHQNQNAEGRLSLNLTVEFTAGTEKVVTKKDVVIKIFDADEFKPGQRVTIRYKNDAPSQIVVLGNAGN, via the coding sequence ATGGCAAATTTCGCGATGTGGGGCCTGATTGTTGCCATCGCTGTAATTACGGTGGTGGTCATTATCGGTATTCGCAATTCCATCGTCTCAGCGCGCATCAACGAGGCAATAAAGAAGGAGGGAACTGAAACCTCCGCACTGATCGTTGACGCGGCTCAGCATCAAAATCAGAACGCCGAAGGCCGGCTATCCCTGAATCTTACAGTCGAATTCACCGCCGGAACGGAAAAGGTTGTGACCAAAAAAGATGTGGTGATCAAAATATTCGATGCCGATGAATTTAAACCCGGGCAGCGAGTAACGATCCGCTATAAAAATGATGCACCGTCACAAATTGTGGTGCTGGGTAATGCTGGTAATTAA
- a CDS encoding NAD(P)H-binding protein — MKIALIAPTGKIGFEIAREAIRKGHTVIGIVRTERAVPKGLEGIQLRVIDISDTAAFANAIRGVDILASAYGVHGEHIGTLVDAAQSIVSAARAAEVKRVIVVGGAASLEVAPGEKLLDAPYFPSDYYPYGLAHDKAYKIYQASTDLKWTFFSPPAEIGPGEKVGNYQTGGKDVLKDADGNSRISYADYAEAFVNEIEQGNNINSITTVAYK; from the coding sequence ATGAAAATTGCCCTAATAGCCCCAACAGGAAAAATTGGATTTGAAATTGCCAGGGAAGCTATCCGCAAAGGTCATACCGTTATCGGAATTGTCAGAACTGAACGTGCTGTCCCAAAAGGGCTGGAAGGAATTCAGCTCAGGGTCATCGATATTTCAGATACCGCTGCGTTTGCAAATGCTATCCGTGGTGTGGACATACTTGCAAGTGCATATGGGGTACATGGAGAACACATTGGAACTTTAGTTGATGCTGCCCAGTCTATAGTCAGTGCTGCCCGCGCTGCAGAAGTTAAACGTGTCATTGTTGTTGGTGGCGCGGCAAGCCTGGAAGTGGCTCCCGGTGAAAAACTGCTAGATGCACCGTACTTTCCTTCCGATTATTATCCTTATGGTTTAGCCCATGATAAAGCATATAAAATTTATCAGGCTTCAACTGATTTAAAATGGACGTTCTTTTCTCCGCCGGCGGAGATTGGCCCCGGAGAAAAAGTCGGTAATTATCAAACTGGAGGAAAGGATGTTTTAAAAGACGCTGATGGGAACAGTCGTATTTCCTATGCTGATTATGCGGAGGCGTTTGTAAATGAGATAGAACAGGGGAATAACATCAACAGTATTACGACTGTTGCTTATAAATAA
- a CDS encoding LysR family transcriptional regulator, with protein sequence MALAAETSELIAFTKTVDAKSLSRAAAELGIPRATVSRRIAQLEKKLNARLLLRTTRSLVLTEPGSIFYKEAIIALEAIRQAEQSVSRIGGHLRGDLRVSIPPGMKKSFRAMLCEFTAQHPMLRVHIHTSSHHVDLRSGGYDVALRASTHMQPGLIARTLFRDPVIAVASPGYLSGMGFPVTQHDLKEHHCLVGLSRGELPDMYWPLLSGDRVKVEGTFFTDDISLLCEAALNSRGIALLPEELIRGHLQQGALLPVLKDIIGTEMQIAVVYPDRHFLLPQVRAFIDAVVIWVDSELGDQKSRKR encoded by the coding sequence ATGGCGCTTGCTGCAGAGACCTCCGAGCTTATTGCGTTTACGAAAACTGTCGATGCAAAATCACTTTCCCGTGCCGCAGCTGAACTGGGCATTCCCCGCGCAACCGTGAGCCGTCGGATCGCGCAGCTTGAAAAAAAGCTGAACGCCCGTCTTCTCCTGCGCACAACCCGGAGCCTGGTACTGACGGAACCGGGAAGCATCTTTTATAAAGAAGCCATTATCGCACTTGAGGCGATAAGACAGGCTGAACAAAGTGTATCCCGAATCGGAGGCCATTTAAGGGGGGACTTAAGAGTATCGATTCCCCCCGGTATGAAAAAAAGCTTCCGCGCGATGCTGTGTGAATTTACAGCTCAGCATCCTATGCTGCGCGTCCATATTCATACCTCCAGTCATCATGTCGATTTACGAAGCGGGGGATATGACGTTGCACTGAGAGCCAGCACTCACATGCAGCCCGGGTTGATTGCCCGCACGCTTTTTCGTGACCCGGTTATTGCCGTCGCTTCACCGGGCTACCTTTCAGGGATGGGGTTTCCTGTCACCCAGCATGACCTTAAAGAGCATCATTGCCTTGTGGGTTTGTCGCGTGGAGAGTTACCCGATATGTACTGGCCTTTACTTTCCGGAGACCGGGTAAAGGTGGAAGGCACCTTTTTTACTGACGATATTTCGCTGCTTTGTGAGGCCGCCTTAAACAGCCGTGGCATTGCACTATTGCCTGAAGAGTTGATTCGCGGACACCTGCAGCAGGGCGCTCTCCTCCCTGTACTGAAAGATATCATTGGTACTGAAATGCAGATTGCTGTCGTATACCCGGATCGTCACTTTTTATTGCCTCAGGTGCGTGCTTTCATCGATGCAGTCGTTATCTGGGTAGATTCAGAACTCGGGGATCAAAAGAGTCGTAAGCGCTAG
- a CDS encoding NmrA/HSCARG family protein yields the protein MPEEKKIIAVFGATGHQGKGVVQALKAARQFRVRALSRNPQSYTGEADEVLYADLEKPESLNDALKGVHGVFLVTDYWRQGTDEKAQATSAIEAAKISGVQHFIWSTLPDVDSVSQGEFRLPQFTNKARIDSQVKAAGFTYHTFVVPPAYYQNFSGPFGPQKQQDGSYGWVLPINPDVRCIHMGDINELGKIVAGAFANPDFAGKGDYLPLVGDFLSFSEIVDTLNQLGYPVTFKQVPRDVYAGFFPGAEALGDTLAYYEKYTYLGPGSHETAIALANRVAEFQPATFKSWARENFALNMK from the coding sequence ATGCCAGAAGAAAAGAAAATTATTGCCGTGTTTGGTGCAACCGGCCACCAGGGAAAAGGCGTGGTGCAGGCGCTAAAAGCTGCCCGTCAGTTCAGGGTCCGGGCCTTGTCCCGCAACCCTCAGAGCTATACAGGAGAGGCTGATGAAGTCCTGTATGCGGATCTTGAAAAGCCTGAATCGCTTAATGACGCACTGAAGGGTGTACACGGTGTGTTTCTGGTCACTGATTACTGGCGCCAGGGCACAGATGAGAAGGCGCAGGCAACATCCGCGATCGAAGCCGCAAAAATAAGCGGCGTGCAACACTTTATCTGGTCCACGCTCCCCGACGTTGATTCGGTCAGTCAGGGTGAATTCAGGCTCCCGCAGTTCACCAATAAAGCCAGAATAGACAGCCAGGTAAAAGCGGCTGGCTTCACTTATCACACCTTTGTCGTGCCACCGGCTTATTATCAGAACTTCTCCGGCCCCTTTGGTCCACAAAAACAACAGGACGGGAGTTATGGATGGGTTCTGCCAATTAACCCCGACGTCCGCTGCATTCATATGGGCGACATAAACGAGCTGGGAAAAATCGTGGCCGGTGCGTTTGCAAATCCTGATTTCGCAGGAAAAGGCGACTATCTGCCACTGGTCGGCGATTTCCTCAGCTTCAGTGAGATTGTTGATACGCTAAATCAACTTGGGTACCCGGTAACCTTTAAACAGGTTCCACGCGACGTCTATGCCGGTTTCTTTCCTGGCGCGGAAGCACTGGGCGATACGCTGGCGTATTATGAAAAATATACCTACCTTGGCCCGGGTTCGCATGAAACGGCGATTGCACTGGCAAACAGAGTTGCAGAATTTCAACCGGCAACTTTCAAATCCTGGGCCCGTGAGAATTTTGCACTCAACATGAAATAA
- the ubiA gene encoding 4-hydroxybenzoate octaprenyltransferase, whose amino-acid sequence MASGSPDLSDIKHNDWVDRWFSPILRPYLRLARVDRPVGIWLVLFPCVAALFQASNGWPALKETLIFCLGAFLMRSAGSTVNDIADRNFDAHVERTRFRPLASGQISTRKALFFFLSQLLCAASLLYFLAPFTRILALAVVPLVIIYPFCKRFTYWPQAVLGAAFNWGMLMAWAEIQGEIPFGAVLIWLGAVAWQIGYDTVYAYVDAKDDVRIGIRSTALLFGPHGKGIIMFFYAATVLLWTYGGWLMHMKLPYAIVMMLIATHLFWQTWRLDLKQPSLSFNLFLHNILTGVLLAVAAIAGTL is encoded by the coding sequence ATGGCTTCAGGCTCTCCTGATTTGAGTGACATTAAACACAATGACTGGGTCGACCGTTGGTTCTCACCCATACTGAGGCCGTACCTCAGGCTGGCACGCGTCGATCGCCCTGTAGGTATCTGGCTGGTATTATTCCCTTGTGTGGCAGCACTGTTTCAGGCTTCGAACGGATGGCCTGCACTGAAAGAAACGCTTATTTTTTGCCTGGGTGCTTTTCTGATGAGAAGCGCAGGTTCAACAGTCAATGATATTGCAGATCGTAACTTTGATGCGCATGTGGAAAGAACCCGTTTCCGTCCTTTGGCAAGCGGACAAATTTCAACACGTAAGGCTCTTTTTTTCTTTTTATCGCAATTGTTATGTGCTGCATCGTTGCTTTATTTCCTCGCGCCGTTTACACGTATTTTAGCTTTAGCTGTCGTGCCGCTAGTTATCATTTACCCTTTCTGTAAGCGATTTACCTACTGGCCTCAGGCCGTTCTTGGCGCTGCCTTTAACTGGGGCATGCTGATGGCATGGGCAGAGATTCAGGGAGAAATACCCTTTGGCGCAGTTTTAATTTGGCTTGGCGCGGTGGCATGGCAGATCGGGTATGACACCGTCTATGCCTACGTTGATGCAAAAGATGATGTACGGATAGGCATTCGGTCGACGGCGTTGCTGTTTGGTCCGCACGGAAAGGGCATCATAATGTTTTTCTACGCAGCTACCGTTCTGCTGTGGACATATGGCGGCTGGCTAATGCACATGAAACTGCCTTATGCCATCGTCATGATGCTGATTGCGACGCATCTGTTCTGGCAGACGTGGCGCCTTGATTTAAAGCAGCCCTCCCTCAGCTTCAATCTTTTTCTTCATAACATTCTTACTGGGGTTTTACTCGCGGTTGCTGCAATTGCTGGCACGCTCTGA
- a CDS encoding STY0301 family protein has translation MSWSKTLILGSVALLFSSSVFAEKVSCPPVLKEGNKTHRMNLVDVFVGPPEERASLLPDTDEEMVWTLKDSQDYAKKHNTSVFLVCQYKGTLKTATVKVPTTAQKCSAWYGNSKEEFYASCE, from the coding sequence ATGTCGTGGAGTAAAACATTAATTTTAGGTAGCGTGGCCTTGCTTTTTTCCAGTTCTGTTTTTGCCGAAAAAGTAAGCTGCCCGCCTGTTTTAAAAGAAGGCAACAAAACACACCGAATGAATTTAGTTGATGTCTTCGTTGGGCCGCCAGAAGAAAGGGCGTCACTATTACCGGATACGGATGAAGAAATGGTATGGACCCTTAAGGATTCTCAGGATTATGCGAAGAAGCATAACACGTCCGTATTTCTTGTTTGCCAGTATAAGGGAACACTTAAAACTGCCACTGTAAAGGTACCCACAACAGCACAGAAATGTTCTGCGTGGTATGGAAACAGCAAAGAAGAGTTTTACGCCTCCTGTGAATAA
- a CDS encoding DUF1311 domain-containing protein: MKKIMLAIIFLALAPSAFSAEKADIIAGPETDTCWRNNADRGKASECLHTLSDKSNKSMDELIAKTVVQIKENNTGPVYKSKDPQLTIGDVFSKLFLESQNSWKEYRKNFCLGVGSQIGEDTYDYWPYIYQCQINLNKLHTEEIKMLHADLE; encoded by the coding sequence ATGAAGAAAATAATGTTAGCGATTATTTTTTTGGCTTTAGCTCCGTCAGCCTTCAGTGCTGAAAAAGCAGATATTATTGCCGGGCCAGAAACTGATACTTGTTGGCGTAATAATGCTGACCGTGGAAAAGCTTCTGAATGCTTACACACTCTTAGTGACAAAAGCAATAAAAGCATGGATGAGCTAATTGCCAAAACAGTCGTGCAAATAAAGGAGAACAATACTGGGCCCGTATATAAAAGTAAGGATCCTCAACTGACCATTGGTGATGTCTTCAGTAAGCTTTTCCTAGAATCGCAAAATTCATGGAAAGAGTATCGCAAGAACTTCTGTTTAGGCGTTGGGTCGCAAATCGGTGAGGACACCTATGATTACTGGCCCTATATTTATCAGTGCCAAATCAATCTTAATAAGCTGCATACTGAAGAGATAAAAATGCTTCATGCCGATCTAGAGTGA
- a CDS encoding BPSL0067 family protein, with amino-acid sequence MVYIAATPRAYIGQSVGSGQCVAFTQKAANMPRTAAWRRGALVKGNTSITPGTAIATFDADGRYGNHTDGRSHAAIYLGQDENGIQVLDQWMGHSTDRRGEKIKTPHPVSQRTIRFTQQPRPENVGGNYYVVE; translated from the coding sequence ATGGTTTACATAGCGGCAACGCCACGGGCTTATATCGGGCAATCGGTTGGCAGTGGTCAGTGTGTGGCGTTTACTCAAAAGGCAGCCAATATGCCGCGAACGGCAGCATGGCGACGCGGCGCACTGGTTAAAGGAAATACATCGATTACCCCGGGCACAGCAATAGCAACGTTTGATGCCGATGGTCGATACGGAAATCATACCGATGGCAGATCCCACGCAGCAATTTATCTTGGACAGGATGAAAATGGGATTCAGGTTCTGGATCAGTGGATGGGACACAGTACCGATAGACGAGGCGAAAAAATAAAAACACCTCATCCTGTCAGTCAGCGCACAATCCGATTCACTCAGCAACCACGCCCCGAAAACGTAGGAGGGAATTACTATGTCGTGGAGTAA